A genomic region of Deinococcus misasensis DSM 22328 contains the following coding sequences:
- a CDS encoding YkgJ family cysteine cluster protein, producing MDHKNITKEVRKAYRKYDEHARDWIEGYTAQGGRIYCQAGCFKCCDMPIRISWAEALTISESLSEEQFLKVQRHAHKVWINAQKSRNSDEYAENHRKFVGFCPLLDKKSGGCTLYGDRPIRCRDTYSGLPAQFCGAGALEKLTPQEHKNYQRTVRSGEVFDGYSHYIAPLEDLSLPAWKRFSLIMKREMGLEVWGDFWYLVTMTRNPEFVQALTLKNRKKVLQELQKLGLYHEEIVQLD from the coding sequence GTGGACCACAAAAACATCACCAAAGAAGTTCGCAAAGCCTACCGCAAATACGATGAGCACGCCCGGGACTGGATTGAAGGCTACACCGCTCAGGGTGGGCGCATTTACTGTCAGGCCGGTTGTTTCAAGTGCTGTGACATGCCCATCCGCATCAGTTGGGCAGAAGCCCTCACCATTTCAGAAAGCCTTTCAGAGGAGCAGTTTCTGAAAGTTCAGCGCCATGCCCACAAGGTGTGGATCAATGCCCAGAAAAGCCGAAACTCCGACGAGTATGCCGAAAACCACCGCAAGTTCGTGGGATTCTGTCCGTTGTTGGACAAGAAAAGTGGGGGATGCACCCTGTATGGGGACCGCCCAATCCGTTGTCGGGACACCTACTCAGGCTTGCCTGCCCAGTTTTGTGGTGCTGGTGCTCTGGAAAAACTGACCCCACAGGAGCACAAAAACTACCAGCGCACCGTTCGCTCAGGAGAGGTCTTTGATGGTTACTCCCATTACATTGCCCCTCTGGAAGACCTCTCTTTGCCGGCATGGAAAAGGTTCAGCCTGATCATGAAACGGGAAATGGGTCTGGAGGTCTGGGGCGACTTCTGGTATCTGGTCACCATGACCCGCAATCCGGAGTTTGTGCAGGCACTCACGCTGAAAAACCGCAAGAAGGTGCTGCAAGAGTTGCAAAAACTCGGGCTTTACCACGAAGAAATTGTGCAGTTGGATTGA